The DNA window GCATCGAAGCGTAGAGAGCGGCTCGAACAGCACTCGAAAGGGTGATGGCACGCGTTTCAAGTGGCCGACGGCATACGGAGTATGCCTGCTACGTAGTAGGCACACTCCGTGTGCCGGCGGCGATGCCGATTCGCTCTCGCTCGCAATCAGACGCCGCTAAAACTCTGCTCCATCAATCCTCCGCGTCGCTCATGCTTGCTGGCGGTCGAAACGACTCAAACAACGCGCGAACAGGGTGATGGCACGCATTTCAAGTGGCCGACGGCATACGGAGTATGCCTGCTACGTAGTAGGCACACTCCGTGTGCCGGCGGCATCGTTTCAAGTCGAGCCTAGACAAACGGACCTGTGCGACTAAACTTAAGGCTGACTTGGCTTTAAGGTTCACCGTCTGCTTGCAACACTAGCAAGCCGACTCCACCGCACGCCGGTTGAAGGCCACGTATTGGCCGGCAGCGATTTCGCAGCGATCGGAGCTTTTTGATGCGTTTTGTCTCGATCATCTGGAAGAACATTTATCGCCGCAAAACGCGGTCGTTGCTGACGATTTGCGGCCTCGGCGTGGCGGTCGCCACGGTTGTTTCGCTGGTGGGCATTTCGGAAAGCTTCCAGCGGCACTTTATCAATCTCTACATCGCCCGCGGTATCGACATCATTGTGCAGCGCTATGGCGTGCAGGCCGAATTGAGCGTGAGCCTGCCCGAAGAGCTCGGCGATCGCATTCGCACAGTGCCGCACGTTAGCGGCGTGATCGGCGGCCTGATGGACGAAATCTCGCTCGACGATTTTGGATTGCCGGCCGTGTTTGTCGATGGCTGGCCCAACAGTTCGCCGTTGTTCGACGAAGTGACATTCAGCGTCGGTCGCCGCCTGCATACCGGCGATTTCCATAAGCTGATTATCGGTCAATCGCTGGCGGAAAAGACCGGCAAGAAAGTCCACGACACGCTAAAAATCTATGGCGATAAGTACGAAATCCTTGGCATTTTCCGCAGCAACAACGTGTTCGACGACGGCTCGATGGTCACCATGCTGCCCGACCTGCAAGAGGCGCTGAATCGGCCCCATCAGGTCACCGGTTTCATCGTCCGCACCGATTTGCCCAAGGTGCCCAGCCCCGAGCGAACGGCCGCGATCAACCAGATCCAAAAGCAAATCGAAACGCTCGAGCCGGGCGTGGCGGCCGAGGAAATGCACAGCTTCGTCAAGAATGTCGGGCCGATCCGTTCGGCACAAGCCCTGGCGCTTGTCGTATCGGCAATCGCCCTCGCCCTTGGCGGGATTGGCATGCTGAACACGATGATCATGTCGGTTTACGAACGCATACGCGAAATCGGAACGCTGCGGGCCGTCGGATGGCGGAAATATCAGGTCGTGCGGCTGATTCTCGTCGAAGCCCTGGTGCTTAGCGTGGCCGGGGCGATTCTCGGCTCGCTTGCCGCGGGGGTGATGACGATCGGGTTGAGCCACCTGCCGGCAGCATCTGGATTCATCGCCAGCGACATTGCACCGCTTGTGATTATCGAAGGCTGCTTGGCCGCCCTCGTGGTCGGCGTCGGCAGCGCCGTTTACCCGGCGATTTGGGGCGCGAGCCTCAGCCCGGTGGAAGCGCTCCGCCGGAAATAGCGGAACGAGCGTGACGATTTGACCGTTGCGCCCGTGCTACCTCCGTGTTCCCTATTTTGGTTTGCTTGGCTGCTTCCGCGCCGCCAAGAGGGCGCAACGTTCGGCGGCGATCTCTTCGGCCGTGCGGAAGCCAAGCCGACGTAGAACGGGCAACTGCGGGCACCAGCCTTCCAAGGCGTATTGCAACAGGAAGCAACCGGCCAAGCCCGGCAAGACAAACCATTTCCGGTTTGAAACTGCTCCGAGCAGGAATCCCCCGATCGCCAAGCCAGCGGTATGGGCTTCGAGCATGCGATCGATGTCCCACTCTTGGTCGAGTTCATCAAGTCGCTTCTTGACCGCGTTGTCGTCGAGCGTGGAGTAATACGCCACATTCCGATCCGTTTCGAACTGGATTCGTTCATTAATATGCTGCGGCGTGTTTTCCGGAACGCGTTCTCGGGTCGAGGCTAGCATAATCGATCTCCGTTTCTATAGGCGGCATTCCGTCAATGCGGCCGATTCGGGTGCAAATGACAAGGCGGATCAGGCAGCCGGCGGATCGGTTTCCTGGCGATGGTCGTTGGGGTCGAATTTTCGTGCGGCAACTTCGCGGATGCCGGTCATAATGGCAGTTTCGATCGCCGCCTTCGCCACATCGAATAGGGAATTGGCGATGGCGGCCGCGAATCCGGCTTTTTGCGGCTCGGGAGGCGGAGGATTTACTTGTGCAACCGTTGGCGCCGCGCCGTCGAGCGGCTCAGTTCTTCCGCGACGAACAAGCAAGGCCGTCGTCAATCCGGCCACGGCGGCGGCGCCGAGCGCGATCCACGGCCTCTTTTTCGTCCACAAGCGAATATCCACAGCCGCCGCAGCACTATGACGTGTTGCTTGGACTGCCCGGCCAATCGCCGCTTTCGCGGTTGCGGCTTCACGAGCGAGCAACTCGTGTTCCGACAAGCGTTGGTCCTTCCCCTGTTGGCCACCCACCGCGCGTGCAGCTCGTTCACGAGTAGCTTGGTCGACAGTAGTGGACTTGGGCATCGGCCGATCAGGCGCGGGTTTACTTGTCGCGCTGACCGGCTTCGTCGAAGCCGTGGCCGAACTTCGCTCGGTAGCGTGCTCTAAAGTGCTCATAGTCATCGCGCCTTTTTCGTCGGAACGCGCTTCGTTGGGTCAAGAAGCCGATTGCAATAAACGACGCAACGGCTGCGATACAGACCACGCCGGTAATCACGTCTGCCGCCCAAGGTTGCAAACCGAGCGCGATCAAACCGGTCACAATGCCTCGCAAAATAAACACGACGGCCGTGACCATGAACGCCACGCCGACGAACAACCCGACAATTCCCGCCACGGCCCAAAACAGAACCATCCGCACGCGCGACGAGATCTGATCGGCGCGAGCGCGGAGATAATGCCCGACAAGCATCTGCAACTCGGCGAGGTGCCGCAGCAAGGGCGCGAGCGGCGACGGATCGACAGGCGAACCCTCTTCCGGGTCAAGCCGGTTCGTCTGTGGCCCAGCGTTCGGACCGTTGTTGGTGGAATCGGTTGGCAAGGGCGTTTCTCGCGCGATCATGGTCCATGTACCTCATCAGCCGTCATTGAATCCTACCTCCGATTCCGGCCGCAATTTTCGAGCAGCGAATGAATCGACCAAGGCTCGGCCCTCAGCCTGCCCTCTCCCGCAAGGAGAGTGGCGTCCGTGGAGAAGTTGTTTTTTTCGGCCGAGCCTAAGCCGCGTCGACCCGCCAGTCGGCGAACTATCGCCGCTTGGTCAACAAGAATCCCAACGCAAAGCCGACGCTGCCGGCCACGAGCAAATAGGTGAGCGGCTGGGCCCGAACACGGCCTTCCAGGGTGTGGTTCAACTCGCGCACCTTTGCCCGGCCTTGTTGATAGTATTCCGAAGCGTTGTTTTGCAGTTCTTCGACCTGGTGTTGCACGGCGTGCTTCACGTCGCTCCCCATCTGTTGCACCTTGTGCGCAGCCGCGCTGACTTGTTCTTGAGCAGCGTTTTTGACATCGTGAGCCATGCTTCGCAAATCGTCCATCTGCGACCGCGAACCGGTGCTGGCATTTGAACTCGACATAGCTTTCTCCTTTGTGACAAGGGTCAAATGCGACCATCTATGAACTATCCGCGCAAAACTTGAGCTTGGCGGAAAGAAGCAGTTAAAACAAGGCTCCCTACACGCAGCAATGTTCATGCCACAAGTCATCCTGTTTTGTTGCGGCGTTGCGGGCGCCTTGGGATCGGCTGCTTCATCCGCAGCATTCCAAAAATAATGGCATCCCTTCGACTTAGACATTGATTGAAGTCGAGCCAGTATGAGCGGCCCCTCGCCAGGAAATGGTCCGTAATTCCGAAGGGTTTTCCAGATGAATCCAGTGAAACGGGGGCAGGCCTGACAGTATTGCCTTTGGCCCGGCCATCGATGGCCCGAACCGATCCCTGAGCCGCAGAACTTGTGGGCAATCGAACGGGGTCTGTCTTTGGGGCCACAAACCCACTCTCACCGCCCAATATCGAATCAATTCTGGTTTTGGCACGGTCATTGCTGTTATCCGAAATCAACTGCTCTGGTTGGAACACCAGTGAACTTAACGTTTCGCAATTGGAGGACCAGGATCATGTTATATTGGGCTGCAGTGTTTTTCATTATCGCCTTGATTGCCGCAGTGTTTGGCTTTGGCGGGATTGCGGTCGGCGCGGCGTCGATTGCGAAGATTTTGTTCTTCGTGTTCTTGGTGTTGTTTATCGTCAGCTTGCTGTTCGGCGGACTCCGCCGCGGGCCGACGATCTAACATGCCGTAGCTACAAAACCGTCGCCCCCAGCGCGTGCTTTGCGGGGCGACGTTTTTTGTTTTTGCCAGCGAGGAATTTCGGCGGCCGGGATTCGATCTCGGTCCACCTTCGTCATGATAAAGGAGCCTCACATGGCCATGCAGCGGGAACGAAAAGACACGAGCGGAAACCATTCCGATGCGACCCATCGGGTCGCCGCGCGCGATAAAGCCGATCACGACGAAAACGAAAAAGTAAGCCGCGGTCAATTGGTCGACGCGCTCAATGGCGATTTGCAGCGCGAATATCAAGCCATCATTTCCTACGTCGTGTTCTCGCAGGTGCTCAAAGGAGCAGCGTACATGGATATCGCCCGCGAACTCAAGAAACATGCTGTCGAAGAATTGAACCACGCCCTCATCATCGCCAAGCAAATCGACTATCTCGGCGGCGACCCGGCCACGGAGCCGATGCCGGTCCGCACCGGCAAGACCGCCGAGGAAATGCTCAATATCGACCTGCAAAACGAGAACGACACCATTCGCAACTACCGGCTCCGCGTGCGGCAGTGCGAAGCGCTTGGCGAATACGCAGTCGGCGAATATATCCGCCAAATTTTGGTCCAAGAGCAAGAACACCAAAGCGATCTGGCCACCGCACTGGGTAAGGACGTGCCGGATGTTTCGACCGCCTCTGAAATGGCATGAATCCGCGTAGAAACGGCGGGTGCCGCCTCGCGTTGACAGGAAGCATTAGCGAGGCACGACTCGCCGCAGCACGTCGCCCACAAACCGCACGAGAAACAGAAGCGGTGCGATCAGCAGAATGCAGGCGCCCATCGTGGCCGGCACTAGCCAACCCAGGGCGAACACGGCGCCCAGGCTTTCCCATATCATGGCCCAGCGGACGATGGCCACCAACGCAGCAAGGCAAAGAAACGGGCCGTAGCGAATCTCGTTTTTCCGCCGCGCCAGCAATTGCGCGATGCCGATCGCGGCGCCGGCAATCGGAGCCAGAAAGAACACCACAAGGCACGCCTGCCAGCCCAAAAAAGCCCCGATCATTGCCGTCAGCGTCACGTCGCCGAAGCCCATCGCTTCGCGGCCAAGCACCGCTTTGCCGATCACGCGCACCGACCAAATCAGGCCCCCGCCGGTCGCCATTCCAATCAAGGCCGACAATAGCGCCTCCCAGCGCGACCCGCTTATCTGCCAAACCATCGCGACGCCGACCGAGGTCGCGACGCCCACCGCCAGAGACCAGCGCGTAAGCCGGTCTCGCCGCAATCGGGCCCACATCAGCCCCCAAGCCCGCCGCCATCCGTGCCGCGAATACCAAGAGCGCGGCATCAGCCCGATGCACCACAGCCATACGCATGCCAGTCCGATCGCCAGCGAACGAACGTCCGGCATTCGGTTCAATTCCGTCGGCCAGGGCCACGCTTGCGTCGATGTAAACGTGAGGAATCGCAAGTGGGCCGGGCCGAATCCGAGGCCAGGAATTGCTTCACGAAACATGACTGGCAATAAAGACCACGGCGCTACCGCCGCCAGCAGCAGTCCCAGCAGCGTTCCCGGCACGGTCACCTCGTCGGGAATCAATCGCTCGTCGACATCGATCAGCGATGCGACGATCATGAATCCGATCAATAGCGCGTTGGAGATGTACACGAGATGGAGCGTGGCGAGCGTGTGGATCATCGCCGCGCCCGCCGGCAATCCGACCGGCACGTGCAGTGGTTCGGGGAGCAAGGCCTGAAGCTCCACTTCCCACCAATAAAGCGCGGCCAAGCCCACGCCGGCCAGCAACTCGATGAACATCGGCCGGACCCAAAACCCCGACCCGTGCAAAGGCGATTCGCGCCGCAATCCGAACCATCCGACCACCGGCAAGCGATCACTCCATCGCCGCGGCGGTGCGTTCGAACGCGGCGCCGACCAAGGACTGATCGATCGCGGCGTGTAGGCCAGCCGATAGCTAGCCAGGTTGAGCAGCGACCCTAGCCAGGCGCCGATGATCGCCAAACCGAGCAATCGAAATTCGATCGGAATGGCGAGAATCGCAGTCACGGGCGGTCTTGCTTCTTTCGGCGATTGATGGGTGAACGGCGTCGTGGCTTGATCACGGTGCCGTTCGTCGGAGGGTGCTACAAGTCTACATCGGTTGCCGGGGCGGGGAGTTGGTCAAGAATTTCGCCGGCCACTTCGGCAACGGTCTTTTCATCGGTATCCACTGCGAAATCGGCGCATTCGCGGTAAAGCGGTGTGCGGTTGTCGAGCATCTCACGGATTTCGTCCAAGCCGCCGGTCGTGAGATTGGGCCGCCGCGAGACCGTGGTCCAGTCGTTCGACAAGCGATTTAATATCGTTTCCGGCCGCGCTTTCAGCCACACCACCGCCGCCCGATCGCGCAGCAGCTTGCAATTCCCGGCCCGCATTACCACTCCGCCGCCGGTGGCAAGCACAGTTCGCTCCCGCGCGGCCAGCTCCGCAAGGATGGCGTTTTCCAGATCGCGAAACGCCGGTTCTCCGTCGTCGGAAAAAATCTGTGCGATCGATTTTCCGGCGCGCAGTTCCAATTCGACATCGGCATCGACCCAATCCCACCCCAGCCGCAGCGCGAGCGCCTGCGCCACGGCCGATTTCCCGGTCCCCCGATACCCGATCAACCGGATCCGCGAGGGCAGTTTCGAATGGCGACTCGATTCAAGCGTTGGCATGCCCGCCATTATGGTTCGCCAACCGCCCATTCATCCAGCCCACCGCGAGCCGATAAAATCGGGACCGCGACGCGGTCGGCGCGAAACGCAGTGCTTCCCAACCGAAACAGCACGCCTGAAGGAAGCGAAGCCGCGTCTGGCGGCGAAGCGTTGACCGACCGTTCGTCGGCTAAGGAGCGCGGCGACGTGCGTGACAAGCGTTAGGCAATCTGCTTGCATCGTCGATCCGCACCTGCGGCGAATTCGCCAGCGCCGCCGGCGATGCCGCGTTCGTAGTGGCGATGGGTTAGAAACCGTTTGGCGTTCAAGCGTCGTCGCCGACTTCGACAATTCCCTGCGTGCCGTCGACCGTGACCACTTGACCGCTTTGCAACGCCGACATCGCGCCGCGGACCGACATCACCGCGGGCAATTTCATTTCGCGCGCCGTAACCGCGCCGTGCGATAATGGCCCGCCACTTTCGGTGATTAGTCCGGCGGCCGTGTAAAACAGCGAGGTCCACGCCGGATTTGTGGTTCGGGCGACAAGGATCGCTCTCTTCGGAAAACGTGCGAAGTCGGCCGGACTGTGGACGTGAAAACACGGGCCGGTCACACGGCCCGGGCTTCCGGGCAAACCGCGGAGCATGGCGTTGTTGGCGCCCGTCTCCGCCGGGGCGGCCGGTTGGCCCGGCGTCCACGGCGCCGATTGCCGCAGCGATCCTTCATACGACCGTTTGCCGTCGTATGCCATCCGGCGATAGATGGCGCGCTCGACTTTTGGGAAATCCGCGACCAGCTTCTCGAGGTCCTCCTTGCTGAAGAAAAACACATCGTCGGGCGCATCCAGGATGCCGGCATCCTGCAACCTGCCGCCGAGTGCGATCGCCGCCCGGCGGGCGATCGGATTGATGCGCGTGGTTTCGTAGTGCTCCAGATCGTCGAGCACGGTGTAGGTGCGCGTGAGCCGAATCAGTTCGCGGAAGAAAAACCGCAACGGTTCCGGAACGGCCGATAGAAATTGGTGCTCCGTCGCGAAGTAGCGCTGCCGATGAGCGTGGGCCGTTTCGTCGGGATCGTCTCCTTCGTCGCCGCGCAGCAGCAATGCGATCGAATCGATCACCACCCAAGGCTGGGCGGCCCACGTGGGACAATAATAATCCATGTCGATCTCGCGATGCCCGTGATCGTCGAGAAATCGCTCGAAGCGCTGGCCGAACTCGGGAAATGGCGATAGCTCACCGCGATCCCAGATTTCGCGAGAACTTTGGTTCACCAAGAGCGGTTCCAGCGCCGGAATTTGGCGAGCCAGTTTTGCCAAACCATGAATTTCTCGATTCACTTGGGCAGTCTTAGTCTCGCAGCCGGCCAATAGCCCATCGACAAGGCCCAGCGCGCGTTCGTCGCCCGCGGCCATGCCCACCAGCGCGTGCAGCATCCGATGCAAGAAGCTCTGCGTCATCGAGATGGCGATGTTCGGCAAAAAATAGTCGCTGGCGACATCGAGTGCCTCGTTGACATGCCGCCAGATTTCTTGAACGCTCGCGCCGTCGAGCGAAACGGCCGTCAGCCGCCCGAGTCGCACCAAATAACGATCGAGGTCGCGGGCCCATTCGACTGGCAAATCGAGCACCCAGGCATAGCGCGTTCGCAGTTCGGGAATCTCGCCGACAAGCTCGGCAATGCTCCGCGCACGCAGCGGCCGATAGGAAGCCACGAGTTGCACCAGGCTCTGGTTGCCGTATACATAATTGTCGAACACCGCGAACCAATCGCCGCGAAACGGCGGCAGCCCCATAAGGCGCAACGAATGGGCAAGTGACCGCCGAAACGCCACGCTGATGAAATCCCAGCAGAGCGGCGTGATCGCGATCGGGAATCGTTCGGCCGATTCGTCGCGCGTCCAGCGCGGTTCCACCGTCGTCACGGGCCGCGATTGAAGCAGATAGATCGTCCCGTCTTTCAAGCCCCATTCGATATCCTGTGGCCAGCCGTAGTGCGATTCGACTTTTTTGAGCAACTGGCCGACCGCCAGCACTTGCGCGTCGGATAAGCACGGCACATCGGCCAACTCCGCTGGCACCTCGGCATTTGTGACATCGCCGCAATTTTGCCCGTTCGCCGTCGCGCCGGGCGCCCCGCCCTCCGCTCGAGGCTTCGCCGGCATTACCATGTGCTCCTTATGGCCGATGCTGCGGTGCGATACTGCGAGCGTCTCCTTCTCCAGTTCGAATTGATCCACTTCGCACTCGCCTGACACCACCGACTCGCCCAGTCCGTAGTTGGCGTTGAGCAGCATGCGGTCGAATCGGCCTGAAATCGGGTTGATCGAAAACCCGACGCCGGCCACGTCGCACTCGATTTGCCGCTGCACGACGACGGCCATGCGAGCTTCGCGCTGCGAGAACCCCTGATGGTGCCGGTAGGCCACGGCCCGGTCGCCCCACAGCGAGACAAAGCAATCGCGCACCCGCCGGCAGATTGAATCGGCACCGCGGATGTTCAGATAGGTGTCGTGCTGGCCGGCAAAGGAGGCCTGCGCGAGGTCTTCGAAAGTGGACGACGATCGGACGGCGAACGCGTCGTTGTCGGCGTGGTCCAGCCGGCCCACCGCAGCCCGAAGCGATTCTCGAACCGGCGCCGGCAGTTCGATGCGTGAAAGCCGCTGGCGCAACTCGGCACACTGCGTGCACAGTCGATCCGGATGGTCGAAATCGACGGTCGCTAGTTCCTTGTCCAGCCAGTCGGCACAACGAAGAAATGTGTCGTAGGCCGCGGCGGTGACCACGAACCCCGGCGGCACAGGAAAGCCAGCGGCGCTGAGCACGTGCAAATTGCTCCCCTTGCCGCCGACGAGCGATCCCAAGCCGGCCTCCGCTTGGTCGAAGAATACCACGAGATTCATGACGGTTCGGCCTTCTGAATGAAGTAGTGGGATAAGAGCCGCGTGCGGACCTACGGATGTTGGGGCAATATCTGCGATTGCGCGTGATCTCGCGGCTCCGGCTGTCGGGCGTCGGCCCGCTGCGCCAACGCCCGGATATGCGCAATGATCTCGCGCCCCTCGGCGGCAAGTCGCTGTTGAACGGACCGGTGGAAAAGAAAATACAGAAACGTCCGACACCGGCGAAGTGCGATCGAAAAGCGATTGCCGTAGAGCAACGCGTAGTATCCGGTGTACGGCATGGCGACACTGAACAACACGGCCCAAAAAGCTGGCAGAAGAAGCCACGCCGCCGAATACGCGATCAGATAGTAGAGCGGGAAAACTACCAGCCCCGGATAGATCACGTTCGACGCCCAATGATCCTTGTCTTTCGACAGCCGCCGTGCCAGTTGCCGCACGGTCCAATAGGGCACGGCATGGGTCGCCGCGCCGACCAGCGCCATCGGCGCCCCGACCACGATCAATTCCATCTCGCGCACCAGAAACAGCAACGCTCGGCCGAAGTGGATCGGCAAATACACCTCGGGCGCCCCGATTCCGCGGCGGCGAAGCTCGGCCCGGTATCGCCGGATCTGTTTCGACAGTCGGTCGAGTTCGTCGCGGCTTTCCGGCAGCAGGGATTGATAACCGGCCCGGACCCGCGCCGTGAGCTGGAAGAAATCCGCCGGCGACGGCTCGGCACGCCCCAGAGCCAGCGGGCTCTCGCCGCCGGTGGCGACAATTTCGGCCGCCCAGTTCAGGATCGCCGATTCGCGACGCGTTTCGAAATTCAACGTCAGCCTCTCGACGCGCTGGCGGATTTCTTTGGTGAGCGCGTCGATGTTGCCGTGAGCGCCGTCGGGATGATCCTTCAGCCAGCGTTCGAGATCGATGGGCGCCCCGAATCGCAGCCAGATGTCGGAGCGCATGCGATCTTTCTCGGTGTAGAGCAATCCAACCGGGACAATTTGCAACCGGCCGGGGTTTCCATCCTTGCGCAGAAAATCGAGCGCAATCTTCGCTGCCCCGGCTTTGAATTCTCGCAATTTGGGATCGGAATGACTGACGCCTTCGGGAAAAATGCAAACTGCGGCACCGGCCGCGAGCATTTCGCGGCAGCGCTGCATGCTGCGCACATTGTGCCGCTGGTCGGTTCCCTCCTGGCCGGCATCCTGCGGGCGCTGGAAAGTGACGACCCGCAGCGCCGACATCAGCCATCGCAGCAGCGGATTTCGAGCCAACGCGCTCTTGGCCGTCACCATGATCGGCCGCCGCAGCGCCGTAATGATCACGAGCGGATCGACGAACGCATTCGTGTGGTTTGGCACGATCAGCACAGGTCCGGCCGGCGGCACATTGCTCCGTCCCTCGACGTCGATGCGTCGAAAGAACAGATGCAGCGCCAAGCGAGTCAGTTGTCTAAACAGCCGGTAGAGCATCGGTTTCACCCCCCGGCAATGCCGGCAGCCTTGCCGCCTCGCGCCGCCGCATCCAATGCAATACGATGCGCCGACTGAGCGGGACACAGACCGCGGCCAGCAGCGTTCCGGCGATTAGATCGATGACGTAGTGATACCGCAGCATCAACGTCGCACCGTAGATCAGCACGACAATCGGCAAATAGGTCAACCCGCGCAGCCGATTGGTTTTCAAATCGAACAAGCATAAATACACCGACCCGCCGACGTGCAGGCTTGGGAAGACACCCTGAAACCCGCCCGACAGCTCGGTGCCGCGCACGACGATGTCGTAAAACATGCCCCCGGAAAGCGCCACATGATATTCGCTTGCGTGATAAGCCCCTGGCCCATGCGCAGGAATAAAAATATAGCCAAGGTAGCTGATTGCATACGTGAGAACCCAGCCGGTGAGGAATTCGTCGCGCTCGCCCGGCGGCCGCCCCAAGCAGCCCAAGAATAGCGAAAGATCGATATACGGGATAAACGCGGCGTAGATGAAGCTGAAAAATTCCACGACGCCCGGCGTCTGAAACCGTTGCAGAGCAAACGTCGGATTGAACCCAAGCATCTTGGTGTCGATGCGCGACAACGCGCTGTCTGCGAGATACGGCATGGCCGCGATGCCGAGCGTGCCGAGGCTCGTGTAGAGCGTGAAGATCACCACCACCGTCGCCGCCGGACGCAGCCACGGCACCCACCAAGCCTGTTCCCAGCGTCGCATCGCCAAGACACACGCCCCAAAGCCAAAGAGCAATCCGACATGCATGGCCAACAGATCGCGCAATCCCGCCGCACCGCCCGGCAACGCGGCGGCGTTTACGCCGGCAGCCAAAACGAGCAGACCGAGGAGAATGCGATCGCTCGGATACGAATGCAAGAAACGGCGAGAAATGTGCGGCGGCATTGTGCGGTCGAGTATATCGCGGGCAAGGGAGCGACTATAGCGAATCGATGTGCTTGTCGCGATTCGCTAGTTTGCGGGACTCATGCGGGCCTCATGTGCCGAGAAACGATGCTTCAGCGTTTAGGCGCGCCCCGATCGAGACCCATACCGCGGCGAATTGCCCGCTTGCCGAACTTCGCCGTGATTCGATCCGCGATGCGATCGAGTTCGCGATGACGCTCCCGGTCGGACGCATCGAACAGTTGTTGCTGAGACGTGCCGGAGTCATCGATGTTGCTTACGCCGAAGCCCAAGAGTCGCACCGGAAGATGTCCCAAAGGCAAGCGTGCCGTCAACAGTTCGATGCCCGCCTCCAGTAGTTCTTGGGTGATGTTCGTCGGCTCCGCCAGGGTGAGCGATCGCGAGATCGTCTTGAAATCGGCAAACCGCACTTTCAATTCGACTGTGTGGCCCTTAATCGCGTGTCGCCGCAATCGTCGGGCAACCTGCTCGACGAGTTCGACCAGCCAGGCCCGCAGCACTTCCGGGTCGGAGATGTCTTCGGCGAACGTGGTTTCGTTCGAGACGGATTTGGCCTCGCGGTCGGGCACGACCGGCCGGTCGTCGATGCCGTGCGCCAGTCGCCAATAGTGCTCGCCGGAAGCACCAAACAATTCGTTGAGCGTGGCGAGCGGCAATTGTCGCAATTGCCCGATTGTGCGGATCGCCAGTCGCTCGAAGACCTGGCCGGTGATTTTTCCGACGCCCCAGAGTCGGCCGACCGGCAGCGGATCGAGAAAGCTTTGCACGTCGCAGGTCTGGACGACCACGAAGCCGTCTGGTTTTTGGAGGTCGCTCGCGATCTTGGCCACGAACTTGTTCGGAGCCGCGCCGACCGATGCCACGAGCCCGAGTTCGGAGCGGATTCGCTGTTTGACTTGCCGGCCGATTTCTTGAGCAGGGCCGAACAGAGTTTCGCTGCCGGCGACATCGAGGAATGCTTCGTCGAGCGACAGCGGCTCGACCAATGGAGTGAACTGCTCGAAGATTTCGCGAATCTGCCGCGACACCGTGGCGTAGTAATCGATTCGCGGCTTGAGGACGACCGCGTGAGGGCAAAGCCGCCGCGCGCGGACCGAGGCCATCGCGCTATGGACGCCAAACTTGCGGGCCTCGTAGTTCGCGGCCGCCACGACCCCGCGACTTTTCGCCGACCCGCCGACGATGACGGGCTGGCCGACGAGCGCCGGGTTGTCGCGCTCCTCGACCGAGGCGTAAAAGGCATCCATATCGACGTGCAGAATCATGATCAGAATCACCCCGCGGCTTACGAAGCACGTGGCAGCTACGGCGTTGTGACTGCCGCATCGGCGTCGATTTTTACCTCAGCGATGGAAACGGGCCCCTCGATTCCGAAGCGATTCACCGTTTTGGCCTCCAGTCGGTTTTTGCCGGGATGCACGCTCCAGGCAAACCTATCGCCGCTCGGCTTCCAATCGCCAGCGTC is part of the Pirellulales bacterium genome and encodes:
- a CDS encoding PEP/pyruvate-binding domain-containing protein, which encodes MNLVVFFDQAEAGLGSLVGGKGSNLHVLSAAGFPVPPGFVVTAAAYDTFLRCADWLDKELATVDFDHPDRLCTQCAELRQRLSRIELPAPVRESLRAAVGRLDHADNDAFAVRSSSTFEDLAQASFAGQHDTYLNIRGADSICRRVRDCFVSLWGDRAVAYRHHQGFSQREARMAVVVQRQIECDVAGVGFSINPISGRFDRMLLNANYGLGESVVSGECEVDQFELEKETLAVSHRSIGHKEHMVMPAKPRAEGGAPGATANGQNCGDVTNAEVPAELADVPCLSDAQVLAVGQLLKKVESHYGWPQDIEWGLKDGTIYLLQSRPVTTVEPRWTRDESAERFPIAITPLCWDFISVAFRRSLAHSLRLMGLPPFRGDWFAVFDNYVYGNQSLVQLVASYRPLRARSIAELVGEIPELRTRYAWVLDLPVEWARDLDRYLVRLGRLTAVSLDGASVQEIWRHVNEALDVASDYFLPNIAISMTQSFLHRMLHALVGMAAGDERALGLVDGLLAGCETKTAQVNREIHGLAKLARQIPALEPLLVNQSSREIWDRGELSPFPEFGQRFERFLDDHGHREIDMDYYCPTWAAQPWVVIDSIALLLRGDEGDDPDETAHAHRQRYFATEHQFLSAVPEPLRFFFRELIRLTRTYTVLDDLEHYETTRINPIARRAAIALGGRLQDAGILDAPDDVFFFSKEDLEKLVADFPKVERAIYRRMAYDGKRSYEGSLRQSAPWTPGQPAAPAETGANNAMLRGLPGSPGRVTGPCFHVHSPADFARFPKRAILVARTTNPAWTSLFYTAAGLITESGGPLSHGAVTAREMKLPAVMSVRGAMSALQSGQVVTVDGTQGIVEVGDDA
- a CDS encoding lysophospholipid acyltransferase family protein, producing MLYRLFRQLTRLALHLFFRRIDVEGRSNVPPAGPVLIVPNHTNAFVDPLVIITALRRPIMVTAKSALARNPLLRWLMSALRVVTFQRPQDAGQEGTDQRHNVRSMQRCREMLAAGAAVCIFPEGVSHSDPKLREFKAGAAKIALDFLRKDGNPGRLQIVPVGLLYTEKDRMRSDIWLRFGAPIDLERWLKDHPDGAHGNIDALTKEIRQRVERLTLNFETRRESAILNWAAEIVATGGESPLALGRAEPSPADFFQLTARVRAGYQSLLPESRDELDRLSKQIRRYRAELRRRGIGAPEVYLPIHFGRALLFLVREMELIVVGAPMALVGAATHAVPYWTVRQLARRLSKDKDHWASNVIYPGLVVFPLYYLIAYSAAWLLLPAFWAVLFSVAMPYTGYYALLYGNRFSIALRRCRTFLYFLFHRSVQQRLAAEGREIIAHIRALAQRADARQPEPRDHAQSQILPQHP
- a CDS encoding phosphatase PAP2 family protein yields the protein MPPHISRRFLHSYPSDRILLGLLVLAAGVNAAALPGGAAGLRDLLAMHVGLLFGFGACVLAMRRWEQAWWVPWLRPAATVVVIFTLYTSLGTLGIAAMPYLADSALSRIDTKMLGFNPTFALQRFQTPGVVEFFSFIYAAFIPYIDLSLFLGCLGRPPGERDEFLTGWVLTYAISYLGYIFIPAHGPGAYHASEYHVALSGGMFYDIVVRGTELSGGFQGVFPSLHVGGSVYLCLFDLKTNRLRGLTYLPIVVLIYGATLMLRYHYVIDLIAGTLLAAVCVPLSRRIVLHWMRRREAARLPALPGGETDALPAV
- a CDS encoding DNA polymerase IV, with product MILIMILHVDMDAFYASVEERDNPALVGQPVIVGGSAKSRGVVAAANYEARKFGVHSAMASVRARRLCPHAVVLKPRIDYYATVSRQIREIFEQFTPLVEPLSLDEAFLDVAGSETLFGPAQEIGRQVKQRIRSELGLVASVGAAPNKFVAKIASDLQKPDGFVVVQTCDVQSFLDPLPVGRLWGVGKITGQVFERLAIRTIGQLRQLPLATLNELFGASGEHYWRLAHGIDDRPVVPDREAKSVSNETTFAEDISDPEVLRAWLVELVEQVARRLRRHAIKGHTVELKVRFADFKTISRSLTLAEPTNITQELLEAGIELLTARLPLGHLPVRLLGFGVSNIDDSGTSQQQLFDASDRERHRELDRIADRITAKFGKRAIRRGMGLDRGAPKR